A part of Streptomyces sp. NBC_01451 genomic DNA contains:
- the argF gene encoding ornithine carbamoyltransferase, with protein MATVPTALAGRHFLKELDFTGEEFRGLLDLAAELKAAKKAGAETRYLVGKNIALIFEKTSTRTRCAFEVAAADQGASTTYLDPSGSQMGHKESVKDTARVLGRMYDGIEFRGDSQAAVEELAAYAGVPVFNGLTDDWHPTQMLADVLTMTEHSDKPLTEIAFAYLGDARFNMGNSYLITGALLGMDVRIVAPRAYWPAEGVVADARKLAEASGARVTLTEDVPEGVRGADFVATDVWVSMGEPKEVWAERIAALASYAVTMDVLRATGNADVKFLHCLPAFHDLGSKVGREIHETYGLESLEVTDEVFESAHSVVFDEAENRLHTIKAVLVASLG; from the coding sequence ATGGCGACTGTCCCGACCGCCCTCGCCGGGCGCCACTTCCTCAAGGAGCTGGACTTCACCGGGGAGGAGTTCCGCGGGCTGCTCGACCTCGCCGCCGAGTTGAAGGCGGCGAAGAAGGCCGGGGCCGAGACGCGGTACCTCGTGGGGAAGAACATCGCGCTGATCTTCGAGAAGACCTCGACGCGCACGCGCTGCGCGTTCGAGGTCGCGGCGGCGGACCAGGGTGCCTCGACGACGTACCTCGACCCGTCGGGCTCGCAGATGGGGCACAAGGAGTCCGTGAAGGACACCGCGCGGGTGCTCGGGCGGATGTACGACGGGATCGAGTTCCGGGGCGACAGCCAGGCGGCGGTGGAGGAGCTGGCCGCGTACGCGGGGGTGCCGGTGTTCAACGGCCTGACCGACGACTGGCACCCCACCCAGATGCTGGCCGACGTGCTGACGATGACCGAGCACAGCGACAAGCCGTTGACGGAGATCGCCTTCGCCTACCTCGGCGACGCCCGCTTCAACATGGGCAACTCGTATCTGATCACCGGTGCCCTGCTCGGGATGGACGTACGGATCGTCGCGCCGCGGGCCTACTGGCCCGCCGAGGGTGTCGTCGCCGACGCGCGGAAGCTGGCGGAGGCGAGCGGTGCGCGGGTGACCCTGACCGAGGACGTGCCGGAGGGGGTGCGGGGCGCCGACTTCGTCGCCACCGACGTGTGGGTGTCGATGGGGGAGCCGAAGGAGGTGTGGGCCGAGCGGATCGCGGCACTGGCCTCGTACGCCGTGACGATGGACGTCCTGCGGGCGACGGGGAACGCGGACGTGAAGTTCCTGCACTGTCTGCCGGCGTTCCACGATCTCGGTTCGAAGGTGGGGCGCGAGATTCACGAGACGTACGGTCTGGAGTCCCTGGAGGTCACGGACGAGGTGTTCGAGTCGGCGCACTCGGTGGTGTTCGACGAGGCGGAGAACCGGTTGCACACGATCAAGGCCGTGCTGGTCGCCTCGCTGGGGTGA